From Vigna angularis cultivar LongXiaoDou No.4 chromosome 11, ASM1680809v1, whole genome shotgun sequence:
GTCTCTTCCACTGAACTTTTCTCAAATCTCTCGTAGAAAGACAATTATCGAATTAACTCAGGGGCTGTACTAAAGCGTTGGTGATGGCGGCTTCCACCAGCCAGGTCTACATCGATGTAATCGAGGATGTCATGGTCAAAGTCCGAGACGAGTTCGTCAATAACGGAGGTCCCGGCGAGGAAGTTCTCAGGGAACTTCAAGCTGTAATTAAATATCATTTCCACCTCTTCTGTTTTCATACTTTCaggattttctttttaattcctATATTCAGTAAATAAATTGGATTAGTGATGTTTATACATCTATTATAAAGGCCTATTGATGTAGCTTGGAAAAAAATTGTTCTGTCTCGGCTGGTTCGTGGATTTAGGGTTTGAATTGGATCGATTGCTTTCttgatgttatttatttaagtattttattattattattaaagtgttaaatatgtttgtcattttattcttttgtttgtaACTTGTTTAGATGTGGGAATCAAAGATGATGCAAGCTGGCGCTGTGCTGGGTCCCATAGAAAGGTCTACTGCGGCTAAGCCAACTCCCGGTGGTCCTATTACTCCTGTTCATGATCTTAATATGCCGTATGAGGGACCGTACGAGGGGACCGAGGAGTATGAGACTGAGACTCCTACTGCTGAAATGCTTTTTCCCCCTGTGAGTTTGATCCACATAGTAGTTATAAGTTCAATTAGTGATGTCTCTTTTCAATGTTCTTGAATGAGTTAAAATTATTGGGTTGTCTCTATGCACCTTTGAATGTGCAGACGCCATTGCAAACGCCAATTCAGACCCCTTTACCTGTGACTGGGGATAACTCAACTTATAACATTCCTACTGGACCAAGTGACTATCCCTCCTCTGGAAATGATAATGGAAATGCTGATGGGAAAGGAGGAAGACCTGCTCCATACATGGTAAAGCTCGTGGCCCCGTGCTATATCATATAAATACTTCAATTTATCATGTCAAATTAcctattttcatttctttcattgTTATCAATCTCAAACAGTGATAAGCATTTCCACTATTCTAAGACCGTGCTATATCATATAAATACTTCAAGTTATCATGTcaaattacatattttcatttctttcattgTTATCAATCTCAAACAAGTGATAAGAATTTCCACTATTCTAAGATgcaaattgaataatttattcataacaTACACATTAATGCTAacgtatttataaaattaatcagAATTTATGGcatattcataattaaataaaaggtCACATGTTTTAGCAATATGCAAGTAAGCAACAATTGAAGGCACGGAAACAAAAAGGTTTAAAAGActtcaaatttcaaatacaaGTCATCCtaaaaaacaaaagtgattGGTAATCAGAAAACAATGTCGAgttagattaaaaattaaacagtGGATCTTAGAAAACTATAGACTGGGAGCATGGAAAATTGAATGAAAGACCTATCATTACAAACTTTCcgacaaaaaataaataaaggatcCACAATTTTATGATACAAGGGTTGGCTGGAACATCAGTGTCCTTccaataaatacatttaaaataaaaacaaatatgagtATCCTAATAATGTATAGATACAATCTTAAAATTTTGGCTTTAGAGTTTAACTCAACCCAATAAAAATGACTTGCAAGGTGAAGACTACCCAAGTTTAATAAGGACTTCATTAGCTATAGGTGGGAATAGGGTTCTGTTCCGCTTAAATAAAAATGGGGTGGAAATCTAATATTATCCCAGCAATATAGCTTCAAATGGCACCATTCTGTCACCAGGGGAATACTGGCATAGATGGTTGCGATTTCATCCCAAAGTAGCCATAATCTGCATTGCTACAACCACTGCAAAAAGACTAATCTGCAACAGGTTACACAGAAGTAGCTGGTGGCTGTGATGCAGTGTAGCACTACTATTGTGGTGCTATAGCTCACAATTGACTACTATGTGGGAACCAACATCAAAATaggaattttttaaattcttaaagaAGGCGTGCAAACTTTCCCCTTTAGAAACACTGAAAATGATGCTGTTTTGGGGAAAAAAAAGGTATTCAAAATGATGCCCGCCTCTTTTGGACACAATTGTGGGCATTATTTAAAATGCAGTACTAATCAAACTTAGTAGTTGCTCTTCACTGCTATAACGTGCTACTTATAACCTTGTTTAAATTTCTTAAGTGACTAAACTATtctgtttaaataattttcatgagCTTTTTTAAGATGTACATTAATGTTGTCTTTATTAATTTCTACAGCAACCTACTTCTCCTTGGATGAACCCGAGGCCCTCACTTGATGTCAATGTTGGTGAGTGTCAATTAAATTCAGGTTAAAGTGTTTAGTCAAAAAGCTTTGCAATTAATGGTGTGTATTACTGTAGCTTATGTGGAAGGGCGGGATGAGGCAGACAGAGGAACTTCTAATCAACCTCTGACACAGGTAAGTGAGCCAGTTTGGTCTGATAGAATAATGTTTTCTCTGTTGTCAAAATTTGAAGAGACCTCATCATGGTCGACTTACTTTGTAAAGTCTGCACATTGCGTTACTGTTGTTGCAAAACACATTATAGGTATTTGTTTAGAATGTCAAGCCTGAACTTACTTCCTTCACGTTTAGATGTTGCTGAtgctttaaaaaaaatccagGACTTCTTCACTATGTCATCAGGAAAGAGAAAACGCAATGATTTGACTTCTCAATATAATGCTGGTGGATATATACCTCAACAAGATGGAGCTGGGGATGCGACTCTTGGAGATTTTGAAATTGAGGTATTCTTGTTTTTGTATTGGTCAGCATCATATATATCAGatgtttgtttattgtttgtAAGTGGTACTGTAATGATGTTACTAGTTTAATTTCTTATGTGTATCATTTTTGTTTCAGTTGTAAATGACCCTGATATTTTACTGAATTGGAGCAAGGATATTCTAGTTTTGtaattcttttgttatttttggcACATGTCATTCCAATCCCTTGAAAGTGTATTGTTCTGTTTGGTAGTAAATAATGCTCTTTCTCAAAAGTGGGTTACCAATTGGTCGGGACAACAATGAGGGATTAAGGAAGGAGGGGGAACCCTTGCAGTGTAGCTACCTACATTGCATCtgtcaattttgaaaaaatgtagATTATGCAGAGATATTTTTTCATACACATTTGAGTATTGTGACAGTTTAGCATGAATACAAATGAATAATCATTCAACTGCATCAAAACTATGAAGGCCCACATCCCAGAACTTAGTAACACTCATTTTTTGTTGGTCAGCTGTATGAATGGTTTAATACAGGGCCAAGGCTTAAGAATAGCGTTCTTTTTTTGTTCTGTAAATTTCTACCTTAGGATTGATTTTCCATATTTTTCTGCTTGCTATTTATTTTGGGAACTCTTGTTATTTGTGTCTTCTTTTTGTCAATTTCCTGCTTGAATCCCTTTTTTTGTGCATTGGACTATTGTACAAGTAGGTAAGATCAGgctaaattaattttgtttgctAGGGTCTTCAATTGTAGTTATAATTTATAGTTGATTTTGTCTCTCTTTCTTGCTGTAAACCTATTCATGAGATAGTGTTTatctttgaaattttatatcttattttcaGTCTTCTGCTGTAGTTTTTACAGCTTTTTGTGGCACTTTATTGTGAGGTCGATTATTCAGCTCTTCAAGAACATAGACTCTGATTTCCGTGTAGATGTACATATTCTAGGTTGAGTGAATTTAGTTACCACCAATTCACTCGGGAGCTGCTTGACAATGTTCTAGTGTTTACTAACTTCAGAAATCTGATAAAAATTtgtctcaaatttttatttttcacaattgTTTTACTGTCATCTCAACTTTCAGGATGAAAGTAATAATGGTTTGCTGTCGCAATGATCTGCAGTTTTGACATTTCCCTCATATAGCATAACTGAGAATTTTAAATTGCCAGCTTCTTGCCAATTCCACTCTTCtgaatatacatttttttgttgCTTTTTACAGTGTACGAGCGTGCATGTTATTTGTGTTAATTAATTCATTGACTTGCTTGGTTGATGGAAAAAGGATATTCAGTTACTAAATCCTTAGAGATCAATCTTCCAGGTAAATGGGGGGCACATCTCCATTAATGCACATCACACTATTTCGAAAGGGAAAATGCCAGCAGATTTGGAGAGGTTGACTTCTACAATTCCTCAACTTGATGGACCAATTCCATATGATGAGGATGTGCTTTCTCCTCCAAATGTGAGTAGTGTTATTTGTCCTGTCTCCTTCTGTCCCTTATATTTTTGGGAAAAACACATTCGACCACCCGCTTTTAGTTCTTGGTAGATAGACACTCGAGCTTTCTAATTTTGCAATTAATAACCACGTTCAAGGTCAGTGTTTCAATAGCCACTTTATTTATACTCAATGAGTTCTTATTCATAATTTGAGTTATTCTTTTGTTGCAAAACTATGAAAGAAAGGGAACCTTGGAGATGATTTCAGTAAGTTATGTGTAGTGAGAAAAATCAGAGTTTTGAGTACTCCCATTTATACGGTTGTCTGTTTATGAGCTACTTCTTTCCTTATTTAACATTGATAAAGCAGAATGAGTGAAGTTGTAATCCCGTATTACTTTAGAAGGGATTTAAgggattattatttttttaattcttaaagtGGTTGCAATTTGAACAAGATGGATAGTGTAATATACCAACATGTGTATAATTCGGAACATGAATTATTTGCTTATTTAATAATGGGGATTGATTTGATTTGCCTAGCTGCCATACCCAAGCTTAATGATACGTTTGGTTCTTAAAAACTCTAATTGATTGGATGGACTGTAAAATACCACTTTTAAGTTACTaattttttagtcttttaaatTCCATTATGCTTCATTTGGCACTTCCTCCACCATGTCTTGTGTTTTATCATCTTGGTTTGTTTCATCCTGTGGCAGGTATACAACTATGGAGAAGTGTTCAGTGAAGACTACAACATTTCTAATACGCCAGCTCCTCCTGGTAATTCCATAATGTGaatgtattaattatattttgaagatttttacTGCTTATATATTCTTTATCTGTTACTGTAGCtgattatttttcctttattaattattagaaGTGCCAGCTAGCACCCCTGCTCTTGTGGCTCAGAATGAAGCGGGAAATGATTATGATGACGACGATGATGAACCTCCattaaatgaagaagatgatgatgatttgGATGACATAGAACAAGTAGATGATCAAAATACACATCATCTTGTTTTGGCACAGTTTGATAAGGTAACAACTTCCCTACACTCTGAACTAGAAATCAAGGGATTTTTTATATGATGCAGCTAGTGTGGTTCAGGGTTGGATGATTATTCTTTCTAATATGGTCTATCTTGCCAAACATTTAGGTGACTCGTACCAAGAGCAGGTGGAAATGCACATTAAAAGATGGTATCATGCACATAAATAATAAGGACATTCTCTTCAACAAGGTTTGTCACTGTTAAAGGAGAACAAGTAATGCTATTTTCTACTTTTCCAATTTAATTTATCATCAAACTGTCATATATCTCTGCAGGCGACAGGAGAGTTTGACTTCTGATTTTGTTGGAGATGGTGCTTTCTTGAACCATGATTCGGAAATGTCAAGAGTGTTTCATGATCTTTCTttgattataattaagtgaaacATTCAGGAAGAGAAAAATCCTTTCACCCTTTCGAGACTGTTGTTTTCATGTTGGCCTCCTGTACATAGAGAATGAGCAATTTTTGGCCTTTACCTGATATTAGAGACTCGGGCATTTCCTTGAGCCCCCCATTTGTAGTATGTGGTTCCTCTAGTTCTGTACACTTGGGCGCTTTGGTTAATTTAAGAATCCTTTGTCTGATAATGATAGTTAATTTTGGATTGTGGTTCTCTCAGGCTTAGCTTTTGAACACTAAAATCGGGGCGTTAATGTTTAGGTCGCAGGACTCAAGTTCGGGATATTGACATGAAACTTTAGACGGTAGAATAAAGGAAAATCTAACATTGGTATATTAAGGTTTACAATATTGTTTTCTACAACGTTGTCATGTATATGCTCTTCTAGATCAAAGACCGACTTTAGTGTGTAAGTGGTTTTCTTGGTATAAGGATGTTGTGTGCTTGTGATACCTTCTGAAACTATATTTCTTTATTGGTTGATTCACAGATCTATTTCTTATTAAGAACtgcaataatttttattcattttccaaTAAGAATGTTACACAATGCCTTACTAGCTTTTTTCCTCGAATTTGTTATGCACATCAGAAGAATGTCTTAATCCTAATTGAAGTACAACTAttctagtaaaaaaataataacgtatattttttatagaagttattttgtttatttttttattcatcgaAATAAGTATATAAAAGTTTTTCGATTTCTACTAATctatttcatttctttatttatttcactACACTTTCAAACAAACACAAGCAATAATAAATGATATCTATAAATGTATATGATTGTACCGTCATTTTTCTcgtaagaaaattaaaagtaatcCTAGAAAATGCAATATGCCAACCATTTTAGTTCTACAGTCATTTGATAAGAAAAAACATTTGCAAAATTCTTCTTGTTTAAGTGAGTCCGTATGTTATCATAGAAATGGAGATAATCTTATTGTGTAGTGAATTAAAATGGTACCAACAAGAACCctttttagaataataaaaataccatATAAAGTGCTCTCTCTGTCtctgaaaaaacaaaacatatacaataataatagagtaatataattatatataacaaaataataaagataaaaatattaaaataataatattattattataacgtaatatttaattaaaataaatttatgacaataaaaacagtttagttattttataattttttttttctttttgactttcTTGTTTCCGCTCTTCATCCCAACACAAAAGTTTGTAATCTCTAAACCTTCTGTATTTTGCCTTTAAAGATTTTATCGGCCATTGAGACATGGCAAGGCTGTTTATCAGACCACACAAGCAGCTTATTTATGtctatttaaaagaataataataaaataacacatTTATATTCATTGACATAtgttataagaataaaatagttataaaaaaaagtaaacttttatattttttgaaaagaaaagtaaaaaatggatagtatgtaaaaaaatttatgtatctCAAAAGTATTATGTCTCTCTGCaacaataacaaaaagaaagtaaggacaaaaaaatattgtagaaTAAAAACTAGTAATCCGATAGACGAAGATATGGAAAAGGCCTGACGAAAAATTATTGAGTAAATATATCTtgatagttttgtttttttcttcaccCCAACAGATTACAGAAGAAGAACAATAGTAAAGACTACAGCATAAGAAACTTTAACACTAACTGCATGCATTTGCAGTTAAATGGAATACATCTGAATACAAATAATGCATAATCTCTAATCGAACCCCAAGATGATGCTAAGTAAGATCATTATTACTATCCTAAAAGCAGTGAAGTGCAGCCTCAGCTATTTTTAAACAAGAAATAACATAAAGCAACCCTTAACACAGTGgtgaataatatataattcactAGGCATGATTCACGAAGACACATTGCTTTTGGAAGAAGCTACagaaagatgatgatgaagcaTGGGGAAACGAAGCCATAGCTGGATGCTCCCAACCAGTAGTCCTATCCTGATTCATCATGCCATTGTTTTTCTCAGTATTCTCTGATGTTCCAACATGAACAGTGATGTCGTCATATATTGGCTGACGGGAAAACATAAGTGGAGACAACAATGGTATAGCCTTTGAAACCTCCCCAAAAGGGTTAGAGGGTCGATCACAATGAACCTTATCAATGTCAAGAGATGCAGGTGCCTGCTTCTGTAGCCTCGTACTGCACccttctcctcttcttctcatCAACCTACCTTTGCATTCCATTTCCATCAATATAAGCTTTCTGATTTGTCTCGGTTTGCAACCAGGAACGATTATAATAAGCTCTATAAGTTGATTCCTCTTTGCTCGAGACAATAATGATATCAACAACGTGTACGAATTAGTGTCATGCAA
This genomic window contains:
- the LOC108332382 gene encoding transcription initiation factor IIA large subunit, with translation MAASTSQVYIDVIEDVMVKVRDEFVNNGGPGEEVLRELQAMWESKMMQAGAVLGPIERSTAAKPTPGGPITPVHDLNMPYEGPYEGTEEYETETPTAEMLFPPTPLQTPIQTPLPVTGDNSTYNIPTGPSDYPSSGNDNGNADGKGGRPAPYMQPTSPWMNPRPSLDVNVAYVEGRDEADRGTSNQPLTQDFFTMSSGKRKRNDLTSQYNAGGYIPQQDGAGDATLGDFEIEVNGGHISINAHHTISKGKMPADLERLTSTIPQLDGPIPYDEDVLSPPNVYNYGEVFSEDYNISNTPAPPEVPASTPALVAQNEAGNDYDDDDDEPPLNEEDDDDLDDIEQVDDQNTHHLVLAQFDKVTRTKSRWKCTLKDGIMHINNKDILFNKATGEFDF